In Aspergillus luchuensis IFO 4308 DNA, chromosome 1, nearly complete sequence, the following are encoded in one genomic region:
- a CDS encoding uncharacterized protein (BUSCO:EOG09263A3Y;~COG:S;~EggNog:ENOG410PI99;~InterPro:IPR028115,IPR018626;~PFAM:PF09804,PF14831) translates to MAPGPFRRKPLGLDVPRPATVVESPPGIAALFVIRFDIKAGYVISWKRTVPGVEVEGAVEYKSLPSGLHNVSEDLVYFVHEQYAGISAFVNWPAEEAERNAKMFAIGVLVPLSSGILGKSWRHAPKLKELAANYAEDMSNTQPLTEYWDNYEIRESDSSAMPPDSPMESPLSLRLRAHGDLRDAVHRTRAFSDAIVLETPRPALTPFHPASSLPNFLDSFGPLLFPLYRAALLRKRILFMAEAPVQEPCSYVYDLSLLASLPNSLLPLLPQNGLPSPRPRPLFNVGIHDIPHLSSFVGTSVNADHDAAWIACSTDSVLTMKPELFDVLVTLPPAHAKNAAEKVFPTIAIFHTQPPKGKTPQSIEVRATQRDARRYATLRKGLRHVTQEEEAASTEADDDSDAASTYSSSPIVEPLSWTRLAYTSFIWWASAGEKRDGLSEEEEEEHQMEQDTRLLASVETLPSPPSGSLGRRSIQAQESTQPPEIALVAYFRRLTAQIFITLSDVVARHDSRNSPDDDEDDDEEIPEEDSIPYEDDPEDDEGPGPSLTIGRQSTQEDDSRSPLLQQQTETGTRGTRASYDDSDPVKITSEDLTQMGLDIWSTADRLFVEELVHLWWGRKARVDSARIRCCGISII, encoded by the exons ATGGCACCTGGTCCTTTTAGACGCAAGCCCCTGGGGCTTGACGTGCCCCGCCCCGCTACGGTCGTCGAGTCGCCGCCTGGCATTGCGGCCCTCTTCGTCATTCGTTTCGATATCAAGGCCGG ATACGTGATATCGTGGAAGCGTACTGTTCCCGGGG ttgaagttgaaggagcTGTGGAGTACAAGTCGCTTCCATCTGGTCTACACAATGTCTCAGAAGATCTGGT ATACTTCGTCCACGAGCAATATGCTGGCATCAGCGCGTTTGTCAATTGGCCGGCTGAGGAAGCGGAGCGAAATGCAAAGATGTTTGCTATCGGGGTTCTCGTCCCATTAAGCTCCGGAATATTGGGGAAAAGCTGGAGACATGCTCCCAAGCTCAAGGAACTGGCGGC GAACTATGCCGAGGATATGTCCAATACGCAACCTTTAACAGAGTACTGGGATAATTACGAGATTCGTGAAAGTGATTCTTCCGCTATGCCACCCGATTCCCCCATGGAGTCTCCTCTCAGTCTCCGGCTGCGGGCCCATGGTGATCTAAGAGATGCCGTCCATCGAACCCGCGCTTTCAGTGATGCAATTGTGTTGGAAACGCCCAGGCCGGCCCTGACGCCCTTCCACCCAGCCTCCTCGCTCCCTAATTTTCTAGATTCCTTCGGTCCTCTCCTATTTCCTCTGTACAGAGCAGCACTGCTGCGCAAAAGGATCCTTTTCATGGCCGAAGCGCCAGTTCAAGAGCCCTGTAGCTATG TGTACGATCTTTCTTTATTGGCCTCCTTACCTAATTCGCTCCTTCCTTTACTGCCGCAAAACGGTTTACCCTCTCCGCGACCTCGCCCATTGTTCAACGTCGGCATTCATGATATTCCTCACCTTTCGTCTTTTGTGGGCACTTCGGTCAATGCAGATCATGACGCAGCCTGGATTGCATGCAGCACAGACAGCGTTTTGACCATGAAGCCTGAGCTCTTCGATGTTCTCGTCACCTTACCTCCCGCTCACGCCAAGAACGCCGCAGAGAAGGTATTTCCTACTATTGCCATCTTTCATACGCAACCGCCAAAGGGCAAGACGCCCCAATCCATCGAAGTCAGAGCAACCCAGCGCGACGCACGACGTTACGCTACCCTTCGCAAGGGTCTTCGACACGTaacccaagaagaagaagcagcatccACTGAAGCCGACGACGACTCGGACGCAGCCTCGACGTACTCATCCAGTCCCATTGTCGAACCTCTCTCATGGACACGCCTGGCATACACCTCCTTCATATGGTGGGCATCAGCCGGCGAGAAGCGCGACGGTCtctctgaagaagaggaagaagagcaccAAATGGAACAGGACACGCGCCTGCTAGCCAGTGTAGAAACTCTTCCCAGCCCACCCTCTGGATCTCTCGGCCGGCGAAGCATTCAAGCGCAGGAGTCGACCCAGCCGCCTGAAATCGCCCTAGTCGCGTACTTCCGTCGCCTCACAGCCCAAATCTTCATCACTCTATCCGACGTAGTTGCCCGGCACGATAGCCGCAATTCCcccgatgacgatgaagatgacgacgaagagataCCCGAAGAGGACTCCATTCCTTACGAAGATGATCCagaagacgatgaaggcCCCGGCCCTTCCCTTACCATTGGCCGACAATCCACCCAAGAAGACGATTCCAGATCTCCATTGCTACAACAGCAGACAGAGACTGGCACGCGCGGCACAAGAGCCTCCTATGATGATAGCGACCCAGTAAAGATCACTTCTGAAGATCTGACCCAGATGGGCCTGGATATCTGGAGTACAGCTGACCGTCTGTTTGTCGAGGAACTGGTTCACCTATGGTGGGGTCGGAAGGCACGTGTGGACAGTGCGAGGATCAGATGTTGCGGTATTTCCATCATATAA
- a CDS encoding EXPERA domain-containing protein (COG:I;~EggNog:ENOG410PN3B;~InterPro:IPR033118,IPR007905;~PFAM:PF05241;~TransMembrane:5 (o30-53i65-86o117-139i151-169o189-209i);~go_component: GO:0016021 - integral component of membrane [Evidence IEA];~go_function: GO:0047750 - cholestenol delta-isomerase activity [Evidence IEA];~go_process: GO:0016125 - sterol metabolic process [Evidence IEA]), with protein sequence MTTVESKALPHPYYPLNAQIHGYAPNEASLLSILSTASVGAAALLGIIFTLTSRLRPTLKNADRLAILWFALSGTIHCFFEGYFMINHARMASAQDFFGQLWKEYALSDSRYMTSDTLVLCMETITVLLWGPLCFLVAYLTISQHPLRHPLQIIVCMSHLYGDALYYATSLFDHYVHDRPYCRPEPYYFWVYYFLMNFIWIVVPFYYLYRSIRTITEALRAVENTSKQRKDR encoded by the exons ATGACTACCGTGGAATCCAAAGCTCTACCCCATCCCTACTACCCCCTCAATGCTCAAATCCATGGTTATGCTCCCAACGAGGCTTCCTTACTCAGTATCCTCAGTACTGCTAGCGTGGGCGCGGCAGCTTTACTGGGAATAATTTTCACCCTGACCAGTAGACTCCGACCAACGCTAAAGAATGCCGACCGTCTTGCTATTCTGTGGTTTGCCCTCT CGGGTACGATTCACTGCTTCTTCGAGGGTTATTTTATGATCAACCATGCTCGTATGGCATCCGCGCAGGACTTCTTCGGTCAGTTATGGAAGGAATATGCCCTGTCGGATTCGCGATACATGACTTCAGATACCCTCGTCTTATGCATGGAGACAATCACGGTC CTTCTTTGGGGCCCGCTCTGTTTCCTGGTCGCATACTTGACCATTTCTCAGCACCCTCTGCGCCATCCATTGCAGATCATTGTGTGCATGAGCCACCTCTATGGCGATGCTCTGTACTATGCGACCAGCTTGTTCGATCACTACGTTCATGACCGACCGTACTGCCGCCCGGAGCCTTACTACTTTTGGGTGTACTATTTTCTCATGAATTTCATCTGGATTGTGGTTCCATTCT ACTATCTCTACCGGAGTATCCGGACAATAACAGAGGCTCTTAGAGCCGTGGAAAATACTTCCAAACAGCGCAAGGACCGATAG
- a CDS encoding uncharacterized protein (COG:S;~EggNog:ENOG410PSKN) produces the protein MDSPSSATPSPTKALNPLSPDRMNQQIGLGSPSMSSDIFNIQRKTPRGLTDVQAKVAYLNNLSRGNSPAQGSQPSAASTAALQRAILGREEAESALANVSAQLSEAQSRERRISERLESLLEELQTTKERQAHERSIFEKEIRKARKEAFRAGSVLVKTQEELKNARNEAKGYKDEAQAERAAKEQAKQEAFERAYAIAGLTEEMEVLKEQLRAAEANNHSQKLEAQAQKKKNDIGRMSLTEGDLNLLLTPTPRRPKRSAEEIANPPQANVAESSPVKDTPPKRQRMSDVIPRKEAAEITTLDVHEEQIAELEETLRRERQLRVDAEGMLEFLRLECHFKRCTCRLAEQKSVPHTHEPQSVATTKKDELVHPKHRKIDQNALAAPEEPSPSHTPKGEPRYVTSVKEQILMEDPAGEEAAEREVAGDDVDEDVDEIVEEVEEIQDVDDDDDDEPPEEPLITFSPATGTFHTFPSPVRGSPRKANEATANDHQSPAAYAEHGIDARVMSGSPAPKYGSLQRQAPFDPITDREATPKAHPSPAVVDVPWDPVMPIGHEAGTPERHNDPTKVPLRDDGGSNRFSDVPGTPISREEALAQIRARRERANTMKRSVSASESGLRSGGMGVTPVRSARRYPGVQNPDASDGSIRSRRDMSAPIQMSHY, from the coding sequence ATGGATTCTCCATCGAGCGCGACGCCGAGCCCGACAAAGGCCCTCAATCCCCTGTCACCAGACCGGATGAACCAGCAGATCGGACTTGGCTCACCCTCAATGTCGTCGGATATTTTCAACATTCAGCGGAAGACTCCCCGGGGACTCACCGATGTACAGGCCAAGGTCGCGTATCTGAACAACTTGTCGCGGGGAAACAGCCCCGCGCAGGGTTCACAGccttcagcagcatcaacggCAGCTCTCCAGCGGGCTATCCTTGGGCGTGAAGAGGCTGAATCGGCGTTGGCCAATGTTTCCGCTCAGCTTTCTGAAGCCCAGTCGCGGGAGCGTCGGATAAGTGAAAGACTGGAGTCCCTGCTGGAAGAACTGCAAACAACAAAAGAACGCCAGGCCCACGAGCGATCAATTTtcgaaaaagaaattaggaaggcgaggaaggaaGCTTTTCGAGCTGGCTCCGTTCTGGTGAAAACACAGGAGGAGCTGAAAAACGCAAGAAACGAAGCAAAAGGATACAAAGACGAGGCCCAGGCAGAGCGGGCAGCAAAAGAACAAGCGAAACAGGAGGCTTTCGAACGCGCTTATGCTATTGCTGGTCtcacggaggagatggaggttCTTAAAGAACAGCTACGGGCCGCCGAGGCCAACAACCACTCGCAGAAGCTCGAAGCGCAagcgcagaagaagaagaacgatATTGGACGAATGTCGCTGACTGAAGGCGATCTCAATCTCTTGTTGACACCTACCCCTCGGAGACCCAAACGTTCTGCTGAGGAAATAGCCAACCCGCCTCAAGCCAATGTCGCTGAATCTTCACCGGTCAAGGATACGCCTCCCAAGAGGCAAAGGATGTCAGACGTAATTCCTAGAAAGGAGGCCGCGGAGATCACGACACTCGATGTACATGAGGAACAAATCGCTGAGTTGGAGGAGACCCTCAGGCGCGAGCGTCAACTCAGAGTCGACGCCGAGGGAATGCTCGAATTCTTGCGCCTGGAGTGCCATTTTAAACGTTGCACTTGCCGCTTGGCAGAGCAGAAAAGCGTTCCTCATACCCATGAACCGCAAAGCGTGGCTACGACGAAAAAGGATGAGCTGGTACACCCGAAACATCGCAAAATTGACCAGAACGCACTTGCTGCACCAGAGGAGCCAAGTCCGTCTCATACTCCTAAAGGCGAGCCTAGATATGTGACAAGTGTCAAGGAACAAATACTGATGGAGGATCCtgccggagaagaagcagccgaGCGCGAGGTGGCCGgggatgatgtcgatgaagatgtggatgAAATCGTtgaagaggtcgaggagATCCAGGAtgttgacgatgacgacgacgatgagcCTCCGGAGGAACCTTTGATAACATTCTCACCTGCCACTGGGACCTTCCAcaccttcccttctcctgtACGAGGATCTCCCCGAAAGGCCAACGAGGCTACTGCAAACGATCATCAGTCACCAGCAGCCTACGCTGAACACGGAATAGACGCCCGTGTGATGTCTGGTAGCCCTGCCCCGAAGTATGGGTCTCTTCAGCGCCAGGCTCCGTTTGATCCTATAACGGATCGTGAAGCTACTCCGAAAGCCCACCCCTCGCCAGCGGTTGTTGATGTGCCATGGGATCCTGTGATGCCCATTGGACATGAAGCCGGCACCCCTGAGAGGCACAATGACCCCACGAAGGTTCCTCTGCGCGATGATGGGGGATCAAATCGCTTTTCCGACGTTCCTGGGACCCCCATCAGCCGAGAAGAAGCACTGGCTCAGATTAGAGcgcggagagagagagcaaacACCATGAAGAGGTCTGTCAGTGCCAGTGAAAGCGGGCTCCGCTCGGGAGGCATGGGAGTTACTCCTGTCCGGAGCGCTCGACGGTACCCTGGCGTCCAGAATCCAGATGCAAGCGACGGTTCCATCAGAAGTCGGAGGGATATGAGCGCTCCTATCCAAATGTCCCACTACTGA